The Strigops habroptila isolate Jane chromosome 8, bStrHab1.2.pri, whole genome shotgun sequence genome includes a window with the following:
- the LOC115611782 gene encoding serine/arginine repetitive matrix protein 1-like: protein MAVLGSMLLGMVFCCVIHLWRKRRRRIAAASASQADISRRTSDMGSWIPRSNPSETWTQQPSPVPAKLPRQPRGRPPRPPPPQVPWLSNSASRVLQDQYSSLDYPETEEPPPRPPKPVPRSRV, encoded by the exons ATGGCGGTCTTGGGCTCTATGCTGCTTGGGATGGTATTTTGCTGTGTGATCCATCTGTGGAGGAAGAGAAGACG GCGCATCGCTGCAGCTTCAGCATCTCAGGCCGACATCAGCAGACGCACCTCagacatggggagctggattCCCCGCTCCAACCCCTCTGAGACCTGGACCCAACAGCCGTCGCCCGTGCCTGCAAAACTGCCTCGCCAGCCACGGGGCCGCCCGCCTCGCCCGCCTCCACCACAGGTCCCATGGCTGTCCAACTCAGCCAGTCGGGTGCTGCAGGACCAGTACAGCAGCCTCGACTACCCCGAGACAGAGGAACCACCCCCCCGACCCCCAAAGCCAGTGCCCCGATCAAGGGTCTGA
- the LOC115611683 gene encoding serine/arginine repetitive matrix protein 1-like isoform X1 — protein MAVLGSMLLGMVFCCVIHLWRKRRRRIAAASASQADISRRTSDMGSWIPRSNPSETWTQQPSPVPAKLPRQPRGRPPRPPPPQVPWLSNSASRVLQDQYSSLDYPETEEPPPRPQSQCPDQGSEAAPRGYRFGVHQKHPCLGGQRLPAHPALFACLYLFNKF, from the exons ATGGCGGTCTTGGGCTCTATGCTGCTTGGGATGGTATTTTGCTGTGTGATCCATCTGTGGAGGAAGAGAAGACG GCGCATCGCTGCAGCTTCAGCATCTCAGGCCGACATCAGCAGACGCACCTCagacatggggagctggattCCCCGCTCCAACCCCTCTGAGACCTGGACCCAACAGCCGTCGCCCGTGCCTGCAAAACTGCCTCGCCAGCCACGGGGCCGCCCGCCTCGCCCGCCTCCACCACAGGTCCCATGGCTGTCCAACTCAGCCAGTCGGGTGCTGCAGGACCAGTACAGCAGCCTCGACTACCCCGAGACAGAGGAACCACCCCCCCGACCCCAAAGCCAGTGCCCCGATCAAGGGTCTGAGGCAGCTCCACGAGGCTACAGATTTGGGGTACACCAAAAACACCCCTGTCTTGGTGGGCAGAGACTCCCGGCGCACCCAgcgctgtttgcttgcctttatttatttaataaattctaa